In a genomic window of Pseudomonas putida:
- a CDS encoding ABC transporter substrate-binding protein, translating into MKSRMLKHGFYPLMLSMALGLGNAQAGSDMVVVGYGGAGQKALDAAFFQPFATLDQSKVMQAEYNGEMARIKVMVDTGNVDWDVVQIEGPDLMRGCEEGMYERLDWKRLGRAEQLIPEAAQECGSAAMVWSVAIAYDTDKLAQAPTSWADFWDVKKTPGKRGLRKRAVYNLEFALLADGVKTEDVYKVLATPQGVDRAFAKLTELKPNIQWWEAGAQPPQWLMSGDVVMTSTYSGRIADAAQKGSHLGLVWPGSLYGMDYWAIIKGSKHVDQAKRFIAFTNQPDNQVNYVNLIPYGPTNTLAAAQLDDKLAKWVPTAPQNLKGALSMNVGFWVDHGEELEERFNAWASK; encoded by the coding sequence CACGGTTTTTATCCCTTGATGCTGTCCATGGCCTTAGGGCTTGGCAACGCTCAGGCAGGATCGGACATGGTGGTGGTCGGATACGGCGGGGCCGGGCAGAAAGCCCTCGACGCGGCGTTCTTCCAGCCGTTCGCCACGCTGGATCAAAGCAAGGTCATGCAGGCCGAATACAACGGTGAGATGGCCAGGATCAAAGTGATGGTCGACACCGGCAACGTCGACTGGGACGTGGTGCAGATCGAAGGCCCGGACCTGATGCGCGGGTGCGAAGAAGGCATGTACGAGCGCCTTGACTGGAAGCGGCTGGGGCGTGCCGAGCAGTTGATTCCCGAAGCGGCACAGGAATGTGGATCGGCGGCCATGGTCTGGAGCGTGGCGATTGCCTACGACACCGACAAACTGGCGCAAGCCCCGACCTCCTGGGCCGATTTCTGGGACGTGAAGAAAACCCCCGGCAAGCGTGGGCTGCGCAAGCGCGCGGTGTACAACCTGGAATTCGCCTTGCTGGCCGACGGAGTGAAAACCGAAGACGTCTACAAGGTACTCGCCACCCCGCAAGGCGTGGACCGCGCGTTCGCCAAACTGACCGAACTCAAGCCCAACATCCAGTGGTGGGAGGCGGGCGCGCAACCTCCTCAATGGCTGATGTCGGGCGACGTGGTGATGACCTCGACCTACAGCGGACGCATTGCCGACGCCGCGCAAAAAGGCAGCCACCTTGGGCTGGTGTGGCCCGGCAGTCTGTACGGCATGGATTACTGGGCGATCATCAAGGGCTCCAAACATGTGGATCAGGCCAAGCGCTTCATCGCGTTTACCAATCAGCCGGATAACCAGGTCAACTACGTGAACCTGATTCCTTACGGGCCGACCAACACCCTGGCCGCCGCGCAACTGGACGACAAACTGGCCAAGTGGGTGCCCACCGCACCGCAGAACCTCAAGGGTGCGCTGTCGATGAACGTCGGCTTCTGGGTTGACCATGGCGAAGAACTGGAAGAACGCTTCAACGCCTGGGCCAGCAAGTAA
- a CDS encoding class II aldolase/adducin family protein gives MNDLTAVPARSTTEQRLREELAACYRLIAHFRMTDLIFTHISVRLPGPEHHFLINPYGLMFDEITASNLVKIDLNGQAVEPSPYPVNPAGFVIHSAIHGAREDAQCVLHTHTKSGCAVAALKCGLLPVNQISMEFYGKVAYHDYEGVALDMSEQQRLVADMGDKPVLMLRNHGLLTVGETVSQAFLRMYYLEKACEIQLAAQAAGELVLPPAEVCEHTERQFNDPGRPLEEGELADPDAMQLAWAALLRMLERVAPGYRD, from the coding sequence ATGAATGACCTGACTGCCGTGCCTGCGCGCAGCACCACTGAACAGCGCCTGCGCGAAGAACTGGCCGCCTGTTACCGCCTGATTGCGCATTTCCGCATGACCGACCTGATCTTCACTCACATTTCCGTGCGTCTGCCGGGGCCGGAGCATCATTTTCTGATCAACCCTTATGGGCTGATGTTCGATGAGATCACCGCGTCGAACCTGGTGAAGATCGACTTGAACGGGCAGGCGGTTGAGCCGTCGCCGTATCCGGTCAATCCGGCCGGCTTCGTGATCCACAGTGCGATCCACGGCGCCCGTGAAGACGCGCAATGTGTGCTGCATACCCACACCAAATCCGGTTGCGCAGTCGCTGCCTTGAAGTGCGGGTTGTTGCCGGTGAACCAGATTTCCATGGAGTTCTACGGCAAGGTTGCCTACCACGACTACGAGGGCGTGGCGCTGGACATGAGCGAGCAGCAGCGGCTGGTGGCGGACATGGGTGACAAGCCGGTGTTGATGTTGCGCAACCATGGGTTGCTGACCGTGGGCGAGACAGTGAGCCAGGCGTTCCTGCGCATGTATTACCTGGAAAAGGCCTGTGAAATTCAGCTGGCGGCGCAAGCTGCGGGGGAGCTGGTATTGCCGCCGGCTGAGGTGTGCGAGCACACCGAACGGCAGTTCAATGATCCGGGACGGCCGCTGGAGGAGGGTGAGTTGGCTGATCCGGATGCCATGCAACTGGCCTGGGCGGCGTTGTTGCGGATGCTGGAGCGGGTGGCGCCGGGGTATCGGGATTGA
- a CDS encoding TetR family transcriptional regulator C-terminal domain-containing protein, with the protein MNQEARFSRMEPELRKANLIEATLVCLKRHGFQGASIRKISAEAGVSVGLISHHYSGKDELVAEAYMSITNRVMTLLRDAMEQAAPNARERLSAFFRGSFSAELLDPQLIDAWLAFWGAVKTAEAINQAHDHSYGEYRAILRKVLTELAQEEGWEHFDADLAAISLSALLDGLWLESGLNPGTFTPEQGIQICEAWVDGLQAGGRQRFSIKA; encoded by the coding sequence ATGAATCAGGAAGCCCGTTTTTCCCGCATGGAACCGGAGTTGCGCAAGGCCAATCTGATCGAGGCGACGCTGGTGTGCCTCAAGCGGCATGGCTTCCAGGGCGCTTCGATCCGCAAGATTTCTGCCGAGGCCGGTGTGTCGGTCGGGCTGATCAGCCATCACTATTCCGGCAAGGACGAATTGGTGGCCGAGGCGTACATGTCGATCACCAACCGGGTCATGACCCTGCTGCGCGACGCCATGGAACAGGCGGCACCCAATGCCCGCGAGCGGCTGTCGGCGTTTTTCCGCGGTTCGTTCTCTGCCGAACTGCTCGACCCGCAACTGATCGATGCCTGGCTGGCGTTCTGGGGCGCGGTGAAGACCGCCGAGGCGATCAACCAGGCGCACGATCATTCCTACGGCGAGTACCGCGCCATCCTGCGCAAGGTGTTGACGGAGCTGGCGCAGGAAGAAGGCTGGGAACATTTCGACGCCGATCTGGCGGCGATCAGCCTCAGCGCCTTGCTCGACGGCCTGTGGCTGGAGTCGGGCCTGAACCCCGGCACCTTTACCCCGGAGCAGGGCATCCAGATTTGCGAGGCCTGGGTCGACGGTTTGCAGGCCGGTGGTCGCCAGCGATTTTCAATCAAGGCGTAG
- a CDS encoding response regulator codes for MTPRVLIVDDDPLIRDLLHAYLSQEGYEVHCAATAELAETFLASQAVDLVMLDIRLPGKDGLTLTRELRVRSEVGIILITGRNDEVDRIVGLECGADDYVIKPLNPRELVSRAKNLIRRVRHAQSPQPVAAVSKPVKQFADWALDTDRRRLIDPAGGETLLTHGEYQLLSVFLRNSGHTLSRDQLMDQIRNREWVPNDRSIDVLVGRLRRKLHDDPAEPQLIITIHGAGYLFTASLAA; via the coding sequence ATGACGCCTCGGGTACTGATCGTCGATGACGATCCGCTGATTCGCGATCTGTTGCACGCCTACCTGTCCCAGGAAGGCTACGAAGTTCATTGCGCCGCCACGGCGGAACTGGCCGAAACCTTCCTCGCCAGCCAGGCCGTGGATCTGGTCATGCTCGATATCCGCCTGCCGGGCAAGGACGGCCTGACCCTGACCCGCGAACTGCGGGTGCGTTCGGAAGTGGGGATCATCCTGATCACCGGGCGCAACGATGAAGTCGACCGCATCGTCGGCCTTGAATGCGGCGCCGATGACTACGTGATCAAACCCCTCAATCCACGGGAACTGGTGTCCCGGGCGAAGAACCTGATTCGCCGGGTTCGCCATGCGCAATCGCCGCAGCCGGTGGCGGCGGTGTCCAAACCGGTCAAACAGTTCGCCGATTGGGCGCTGGATACCGACCGTCGCCGCCTGATCGACCCGGCGGGCGGTGAAACCCTGCTGACCCACGGCGAATACCAGCTGCTCAGCGTGTTCCTGCGCAACAGCGGCCACACCCTCAGTCGCGATCAGTTGATGGACCAGATCCGTAACCGCGAATGGGTGCCCAACGACCGCTCCATCGACGTGCTGGTGGGCCGCTTGCGGCGCAAGTTGCACGACGATCCCGCCGAACCGCAATTGATCATCACCATCCATGGCGCCGGTTACCTATTCACCGCCAGCCTGGCGGCATGA
- a CDS encoding substrate-binding periplasmic protein: MMRLLWLMLALLASHQALALEKVRYCDYPVYPPVSWSDGKQVRGLAPSVVKKLFGELGYEVEIVVLGNWKRCLLDAAEGRVDVVLAYSSAERARSLLFSTVPVLREEVALFINRQHPVKFERLEDLAHYRGGLLFGESYGPEFDRLVAQNNNIEWVAESRQNFGKLIRGRIDFITQERRTGQLYVENLPGAQDIVALPNALSVDYLRVAVSRLSPLAIRMPDINAQLQRMVDAGDIERLLNESEVTYRDMINLPADAR; this comes from the coding sequence ATGATGCGACTGCTTTGGCTGATGCTGGCGCTGCTCGCCAGCCATCAGGCGCTGGCGCTGGAGAAAGTGCGCTACTGCGATTACCCGGTCTATCCGCCGGTTTCCTGGAGCGACGGCAAGCAGGTCCGTGGCCTGGCGCCGAGCGTGGTGAAAAAACTGTTTGGCGAACTGGGCTACGAGGTCGAGATCGTCGTGCTGGGCAACTGGAAGCGCTGCCTGCTCGATGCCGCCGAAGGTCGGGTCGATGTGGTGCTGGCCTACAGCAGCGCGGAGCGTGCGCGCAGCCTGCTGTTTTCCACGGTGCCGGTGTTGCGTGAAGAAGTGGCGTTGTTCATCAATCGCCAGCACCCGGTGAAATTCGAGCGGCTCGAAGACCTCGCCCATTACCGTGGCGGCTTGTTGTTCGGTGAAAGCTACGGCCCGGAATTCGATCGCCTGGTGGCGCAAAACAACAATATCGAATGGGTTGCGGAAAGCCGGCAGAACTTCGGCAAGCTGATCCGCGGGCGTATCGATTTCATCACCCAGGAGCGTCGCACCGGCCAGCTGTACGTGGAAAACCTGCCCGGCGCGCAAGACATCGTCGCCTTGCCCAATGCCCTGAGCGTTGACTACCTGCGGGTTGCCGTTTCGCGTCTTTCGCCCTTGGCCATACGCATGCCTGACATCAACGCGCAACTGCAACGCATGGTCGATGCCGGCGATATCGAACGCCTGCTCAATGAAAGCGAAGTGACCTACCGCGACATGATCAACCTGCCGGCGGATGCCCGATGA
- a CDS encoding ATP-binding protein has translation MINARPGGLLRRLLLFILLFSLCFTVLASSVQLYIEYRREMRDIDSRMELIRAGYLASLERSLWDLNQEQLNVQLRGLVDFSDVARVHLTSADYDLLQGNPEPVGPLRIERFALDYQPPSGPLRHLGELEVSTDLGAVYQRLYASGLTSLLWMGAFLCGLAVALSGLFYRLVTRHLQVMAEFARRIAAGEWHEPLRLYKRRSAQRDEIDTVADALDDMRRAILSDIDRRESDRLALQDNRDELQRKVERRTASLMRAKEEAEAANQAKSRFLATMSHELRTPLNGILGMAELLRGASLNQQDSKRLDALHKAGEGLLSILNEVLFFAKLEEGASLPEPVDFSIRQLLDEVLTLLEPKALSNQTLLLCRVDERLAARHHGAEQFLRQILSNLLANAIKFTEDGEVSVEVALLNQADGQGGQHLRISVVDNGIGISPQMQAKIFERFTQASEEIAQRFGGTGLGLAICKHLVEYMGGRIGVSSEVGQGSCFWFELTLQPASDTSDETMVSTPGAALDILVVEDVALNREVAEGLLQRDGHRVWLAVDAEQALEQCAGRTFDLILLDVHLPGMSGVELCSRLRSSDGPNRQTPMIALTASVQPALVRGYLDAGMDGILAKPLKLESLRQVLAGQVAVKEPLQAGGSMDWQLLQTHRTLLGEQKVQGLLTVLRDSILQHRDALDEAIGADDCTEVAQLAHRLAGSSDSLGFSGLAAVMRQLETAALGNEESAIRELAPTVHAQMQRALQILQDLLGG, from the coding sequence ATGATCAACGCCCGTCCCGGCGGCCTGCTGCGGCGCCTGTTGCTGTTCATTCTGTTGTTCAGCCTGTGTTTCACCGTGCTCGCCAGCAGCGTGCAGTTGTACATCGAATATCGCCGGGAAATGCGCGACATCGATTCGCGCATGGAGCTGATCCGCGCCGGCTATCTGGCGAGTCTGGAGCGCAGCTTGTGGGACTTGAACCAGGAGCAGTTGAACGTGCAATTGCGCGGCCTGGTGGATTTTTCCGACGTGGCGCGGGTGCACCTGACCAGTGCCGATTACGATCTTTTGCAGGGCAATCCGGAGCCCGTCGGGCCGTTGCGCATTGAGCGCTTTGCCCTCGACTATCAGCCGCCTTCCGGGCCGCTGCGTCACCTTGGCGAGCTTGAAGTCAGCACCGATCTGGGCGCGGTTTATCAGCGTCTGTACGCCAGCGGTTTGACCAGCCTGCTGTGGATGGGCGCATTCCTCTGTGGGCTGGCGGTGGCGTTGTCGGGCCTGTTCTATCGCCTGGTCACCCGGCACCTGCAAGTCATGGCCGAATTTGCCCGGCGCATTGCCGCAGGTGAATGGCACGAGCCGTTGCGCCTGTACAAGAGGCGCAGCGCGCAGCGAGATGAAATCGACACGGTCGCCGATGCGCTGGACGACATGCGCCGGGCGATCCTCAGCGACATCGACCGCCGCGAAAGCGATCGACTGGCCCTGCAGGACAACCGCGATGAACTGCAGCGCAAGGTCGAGCGACGCACCGCCAGCCTGATGCGCGCCAAGGAAGAAGCCGAAGCGGCCAACCAGGCCAAGTCGCGATTCCTCGCCACCATGAGCCACGAGTTGCGCACGCCGCTCAACGGCATTCTCGGCATGGCCGAGTTGTTGCGCGGTGCGAGCCTCAATCAGCAGGACAGCAAGCGTCTGGATGCCTTGCACAAGGCCGGTGAAGGTTTGCTGAGTATCCTCAACGAAGTGTTGTTTTTCGCGAAGTTAGAGGAGGGCGCGAGCCTGCCGGAACCGGTGGATTTCTCGATCCGCCAATTGCTCGACGAAGTGCTGACCCTGCTCGAGCCCAAGGCGCTGAGCAACCAGACCCTCCTGCTGTGCCGAGTCGATGAGCGATTGGCGGCGCGTCACCACGGTGCCGAGCAATTCCTGCGGCAGATCCTCAGCAACCTGCTGGCCAATGCAATCAAGTTCACCGAAGACGGCGAAGTCAGTGTCGAGGTGGCATTGCTCAACCAGGCCGATGGACAGGGCGGGCAGCACTTGCGGATCAGCGTCGTGGACAACGGCATTGGTATCTCGCCGCAGATGCAGGCGAAGATTTTCGAGCGTTTCACTCAGGCCAGCGAAGAAATCGCCCAGCGCTTTGGCGGCACCGGGCTGGGGCTGGCGATTTGCAAACACCTGGTGGAATACATGGGTGGCCGCATCGGGGTCAGCAGCGAAGTCGGGCAAGGCAGTTGTTTCTGGTTCGAACTGACCTTGCAGCCGGCCAGCGATACCAGCGACGAAACCATGGTCAGTACACCGGGTGCGGCGCTGGACATTCTGGTGGTCGAGGATGTGGCGCTCAACCGCGAAGTGGCCGAGGGACTGCTGCAACGGGACGGGCATAGGGTGTGGCTGGCGGTCGACGCCGAACAGGCACTGGAGCAATGCGCCGGGCGCACCTTCGATCTGATCCTGCTGGATGTGCACCTGCCGGGCATGAGTGGGGTCGAGTTGTGCAGCCGGCTGCGCAGCAGCGACGGACCGAATCGCCAGACGCCAATGATCGCGCTCACCGCCAGCGTCCAGCCGGCCCTGGTTCGCGGGTACCTGGATGCGGGCATGGACGGCATCCTCGCCAAGCCGCTGAAGCTGGAAAGCCTGCGTCAGGTTCTGGCGGGGCAGGTCGCGGTCAAAGAGCCGCTGCAAGCGGGCGGGAGCATGGATTGGCAGCTGCTGCAAACCCATCGCACCCTGCTCGGCGAGCAGAAGGTTCAAGGCTTGTTGACGGTTCTGCGCGATTCGATCCTTCAGCATCGCGACGCGCTGGATGAAGCGATCGGGGCTGACGATTGCACGGAGGTTGCGCAATTGGCGCATCGATTGGCGGGCAGCAGTGATTCGTTGGGGTTCAGTGGGTTGGCGGCGGTCATGCGCCAGTTGGAAACGGCGGCACTGGGTAATGAAGAATCAGCGATTCGTGAACTGGCACCGACCGTTCACGCGCAAATGCAGCGGGCGTTGCAAATCCTGCAAGACCTGCTGGGAGGATGA
- a CDS encoding amino acid permease gives MNENTDRKGIQLTRALKSRHIFMLSLGGVIGTGLFMGSGVTINQGGPLGAILAYLVAGFLMYLVMVCLGELSVQMPVSGSFQTHATKFIGPATGFMIGWVYWMSWATTVGLEFTAAGMLMTRWFPAVPIWYWSALFVVVLFGINALATRAFGEAEYWFSGIKVAAILGFIVVGVLVIFGVMPLTNGAPAPMANNLIGDSLFPNGLSAVFAVMMTVVYAFQGCEIMGVAAGETDQPEKSIPRAVRNVVFRVLIFYVLAIVVLSAIVPWQQAGLMESPFVQVFDMVGIPYAADLMNFVILTAILSVGNSGLYASTRILWAMSKTGMAPKSLSPLSKRGVPLRALSITLCFALVSLMTSFVAADTLFMVLMAVSGMSGTVTWIVIALAQYKFRKAYLRDGGKLSDLKYRAPWFPVLPLMCITLCCSLFVFLALDETQRPSLYWGFGFIALCYGAYFLFHRKREEVLAPSLPSA, from the coding sequence ATGAACGAAAACACTGATCGCAAAGGCATCCAACTGACCCGCGCCCTGAAAAGCCGGCACATTTTCATGCTGTCCCTGGGCGGCGTGATTGGCACCGGGCTGTTCATGGGCTCCGGCGTGACGATCAATCAGGGCGGCCCGCTGGGGGCGATCCTGGCGTACCTGGTCGCCGGTTTTCTGATGTACCTGGTGATGGTCTGCCTGGGCGAGTTGTCGGTGCAGATGCCGGTGTCCGGCTCGTTCCAGACCCACGCCACCAAATTCATCGGTCCGGCCACCGGTTTCATGATCGGCTGGGTGTACTGGATGAGCTGGGCCACCACCGTCGGCCTGGAGTTCACCGCCGCCGGCATGCTGATGACCCGTTGGTTCCCGGCAGTGCCGATCTGGTACTGGTCGGCGCTGTTCGTGGTGGTGCTGTTCGGCATCAACGCCCTGGCGACCCGCGCGTTCGGTGAGGCGGAATACTGGTTCTCCGGGATCAAGGTGGCGGCGATTCTCGGCTTCATCGTGGTTGGCGTGCTGGTGATCTTCGGGGTGATGCCGCTTACCAATGGGGCGCCTGCGCCGATGGCGAACAACCTGATCGGCGATTCACTGTTCCCCAACGGCCTGTCGGCAGTGTTCGCGGTGATGATGACCGTGGTCTACGCCTTCCAGGGCTGCGAGATCATGGGCGTGGCCGCCGGTGAAACCGATCAGCCGGAAAAGAGCATCCCCCGCGCCGTGCGCAACGTGGTGTTCCGCGTGCTGATTTTCTACGTGCTGGCGATTGTCGTGCTGTCGGCCATCGTGCCGTGGCAGCAGGCGGGGCTGATGGAAAGTCCGTTCGTGCAGGTGTTCGACATGGTCGGCATTCCCTATGCCGCCGACCTGATGAACTTCGTGATCCTCACCGCGATTCTGTCGGTGGGCAACTCCGGCCTGTACGCCTCGACCCGCATCCTCTGGGCGATGTCGAAAACCGGCATGGCGCCGAAAAGCCTGTCGCCATTGAGCAAGCGTGGCGTGCCGTTGCGCGCCCTGAGCATCACCCTGTGCTTCGCATTGGTATCGCTGATGACCAGCTTCGTCGCCGCCGACACGCTGTTCATGGTGCTGATGGCGGTGAGCGGCATGTCCGGCACCGTGACCTGGATTGTCATCGCCCTGGCCCAGTACAAGTTCCGCAAGGCCTATCTGCGTGATGGCGGCAAACTCAGCGACCTGAAATACCGCGCCCCGTGGTTCCCGGTGCTGCCGCTGATGTGCATCACCCTGTGCTGCTCGCTCTTCGTGTTCCTGGCACTGGATGAGACCCAACGGCCGTCGCTGTACTGGGGCTTTGGCTTCATTGCGCTGTGTTATGGCGCGTACTTCTTGTTCCATCGCAAGCGTGAAGAGGTGTTGGCACCAAGCCTGCCGAGCGCCTGA
- a CDS encoding enoyl-CoA hydratase/isomerase family protein, whose translation MTTHDSLLSQVEAGVAWITLNRTAQRNALDIPTLKKIHELLDAYNADAAVRVVVLTGSGRSFCAGADLDEWAEAEARGALETYGWTETAHALMTRLHSLEKPTIAAINGTAVGAGLDLTLCCDLRIAGQSARFKAGYTSMAYSPDAGASWHLPRLIGTEQAKRLLFLDELWGADRALAAGLVGEVCPDDQLLTVTNELAARLAAGPTFAFAQTKKLMREGADRSLPEQLQAELAAGLLCGRSEDGSEALRAAMEKRAPRFVGR comes from the coding sequence ATGACTACTCACGATTCGCTGCTCAGTCAGGTCGAAGCAGGCGTTGCCTGGATCACCCTCAATCGCACCGCCCAGCGCAACGCGCTGGATATCCCGACGCTGAAAAAAATCCACGAACTGCTCGACGCCTACAACGCCGATGCAGCCGTTCGCGTCGTGGTGCTGACCGGCAGCGGCCGCAGCTTCTGCGCCGGGGCCGACCTCGACGAGTGGGCCGAAGCCGAAGCCCGTGGCGCCCTGGAAACCTACGGCTGGACCGAAACCGCCCATGCCCTGATGACCCGCCTGCACAGCCTGGAAAAACCGACCATCGCCGCCATCAACGGCACTGCCGTCGGCGCGGGCTTGGACCTGACCCTGTGCTGCGATCTGCGCATCGCCGGTCAGTCGGCACGCTTCAAGGCCGGCTACACCAGCATGGCCTACTCGCCGGACGCCGGCGCCAGCTGGCACCTGCCACGCCTGATCGGCACCGAGCAGGCCAAACGCCTGTTGTTCCTCGACGAATTGTGGGGTGCCGACCGTGCCCTGGCCGCCGGTCTGGTCGGTGAAGTCTGCCCTGACGATCAATTGCTGACCGTCACCAACGAACTTGCCGCACGCCTGGCCGCCGGCCCGACCTTCGCCTTTGCCCAGACCAAAAAGCTGATGCGCGAAGGCGCCGACCGCAGCCTGCCCGAGCAACTGCAAGCGGAACTCGCCGCCGGCCTGCTGTGCGGTCGAAGTGAAGACGGCAGCGAAGCCCTGCGCGCCGCCATGGAAAAACGCGCGCCACGCTTTGTCGGTCGCTAA